A part of Neodiprion pinetum isolate iyNeoPine1 chromosome 4, iyNeoPine1.2, whole genome shotgun sequence genomic DNA contains:
- the Imp gene encoding insulin-like growth factor 2 mRNA-binding protein 1 isoform X4: protein MHTHIPITVDLSCGPFKDNERIRSSSGGKIVVSNLPAHARFEDIEPLLTTYGQVQNVEKLSSRDPNTQTVLVSYETQEQAQQAVNQLNGYEYEGNPLKVEMSSPENRRRGRSQRGGVAFSGLPGSGRQTDFPLRILVQSDMVGAIIGRQGSTIRQITQMTRARVDVHRKDNVGSLEKAITIYGNPENCTNACKKILEVMQQEANNTNKGEITLKILAHNNLIGRIIGKGGNTIKRIMQDTDSKITVSSINDINSFNLERIITVKGSIENMSKAESMISSKLRQSYENDLQAMAPQSMMFPGLHPMAMMSTAGMGYSSRGPGLYGSGPAPYPYQGSMPAQQGGVPTGDTQETTFLYIPNNSVGAIIGTKGSHIRNIIRFSGASVKIAPLEQDKPADQQTERKVTIVGSPESQWKAQYLIFEKMREEGFVAGTEDVRLTIEILVPSAQVGRIIGKGGQNVRELQRVTGSVIKLSEQQATPPQADEETTVHIIGPFFSVQSAQRRIRAMVLQSGAPGTGTLGIGPTGGPRAGRGGSQDGGSRSRRDGSATSQGGSSQQRSSSPTNQQQQQPTQQPQQQQQQQQQQQQQQQQQQQQQQQQQQQQQPPQNQ from the exons CTCCAGCTCCGGAGGTAAGATCGTGGTGAGCAACTTACCAGCCCACGCAAGGTTCGAGGACATCGAACCACTCCTAACGACGTACGGGCAGGTCCAAAACGTGGAAAAACTTTCCTCGCGAGATCCAAACACCCAAACAGTCCTGGTCAGCTATGAGACGCAAGAACAAGCACAACA GGCTGTAAATCAGTTGAATGGGTACGAGTACGAGGGCAACCCGCTAAAGGTGGAGATGTCGAGCCCGGAGAATCGGCGGAGAGGACGCAGCCAACGCGGGGGAGTCGCGTTTTCGGGGTTGCCTGGGTCCGGACGGCAGACCGACTTTCCTCTACGTATTCTGGTTCAGTCGGACATGGTAGGTGCCATTATCGGTCGACAGGGTTCCACCATACGTCAGATAACTCAGATGACTCGCGCTCGCGTCGACGTGCACAGGAAAGACAACGTTGGCTCCCTCGAGAAGGCCATCACCATATACGGAAACCCTGAAAATTGCACCAATGcttgcaaaaaaattctcgaggTCATGCAGCAGGAAGCCAACAACACTAACAAGGG TGAGATAACCCTGAAGATCCTTGCGCACAACAATCTTATCGGACGCATTATTGGGAAAGGGGGTAACACCATAAAACGGATCATGCAGGATACCGACTCAAAGATAACCGTGAGCAGCATCAACGATATCAACAGCTTTAATCTGGAACGCATCATCACCGTCAAGGGTTCGATTGAGAACATGAGCAAGGCTGAGTCCATGATATCCAGCAAGCTCCGTCAAAGTTACGAGAATGATCTTCAAGCTATGGCT CCCCAAAGCATGATGTTCCCCGGACTCCATCCGATGGCGATGATGTCGACCGCGGGTATGGGGTACAGTTCGCGTGGTCCGGGTCTCTACGGCTCCGGACCAGCGCCGTATCCGTACCAGGGGAGCATGCCAGCCCAGCAGGGCGGCGTTCCGACCGGTGACACCCAGGAGACGACCTTCTTGTACATTCCCAACAACAGCGTTGGCGCTATCATCGGAACAAAGGGTTCCCACATAAGGAACATCATAAGATTCTCGGGTGCTAGTGTCAAAATTGCACCGCTTGAACAGGACAAGCCCGCGGATCAACAGACTGAAAGGAAAGTAACAATCGTTGGGTCGCCAGAGTCACAGTGGAAG GCTCAGTATTTAATCTTTGAGAAGATGAGGGAAGAGGGTTTCGTGGCCGGTACGGAGGATGTCAGGCTTACCATCGAGATCCTTGTACCGAGTGCTCAAGTTGGTCGAATCATTGGAAAGGGTGGTCAAAACGTCAGGGAGTTGCAACGTGTCACCGGAAGTGTCATCAAACTCTCGGAACAGCAGGCCACGCCACCACAGGCCGACGAGGAAACGACGGTTCACATCATCGGACCATTCTTCTCTGTTCAG TCGGCACAGCGGAGAATTCGCGCCATGGTACTACAGTCCGGAGCACCAGGTACCGGAACGCTAGGAATCGGCCCCACAGGTGGACCGCGGGCTGGTCGTGGCGGTAGCCAGGACGGTGGTTCACGTTCTCGGCGTGATGGTAGCGCGACGTCACAGGGTGGGTCGTCGCAGCAGCGATCGTCCTCCCCTACCAaccagcagcaacagcaaccgACGCAGCAAccgcaacagcaacaacaacaacaacaacaacaacagcagcagcagcagcagcagcaacagcaacaacagcagcaacaacagcaacagcaaccaCCACAGAATCAGTAA
- the Imp gene encoding insulin-like growth factor 2 mRNA-binding protein 1 isoform X3, which yields MSMDKFGDSGMLQKDMERLDIEDRNGDGQSSSSGGKIVVSNLPAHARFEDIEPLLTTYGQVQNVEKLSSRDPNTQTVLVSYETQEQAQQAVNQLNGYEYEGNPLKVEMSSPENRRRGRSQRGGVAFSGLPGSGRQTDFPLRILVQSDMVGAIIGRQGSTIRQITQMTRARVDVHRKDNVGSLEKAITIYGNPENCTNACKKILEVMQQEANNTNKGEITLKILAHNNLIGRIIGKGGNTIKRIMQDTDSKITVSSINDINSFNLERIITVKGSIENMSKAESMISSKLRQSYENDLQAMAPQSMMFPGLHPMAMMSTAGMGYSSRGPGLYGSGPAPYPYQGSMPAQQGGVPTGDTQETTFLYIPNNSVGAIIGTKGSHIRNIIRFSGASVKIAPLEQDKPADQQTERKVTIVGSPESQWKAQYLIFEKMREEGFVAGTEDVRLTIEILVPSAQVGRIIGKGGQNVRELQRVTGSVIKLSEQQATPPQADEETTVHIIGPFFSVQSAQRRIRAMVLQSGAPGTGTLGIGPTGGPRAGRGGSQDGGSRSRRDGSATSQGGSSQQRSSSPTNQQQQQPTQQPQQQQQQQQQQQQQQQQQQQQQQQQQQQQQPPQNQ from the exons CTCCAGCTCCGGAGGTAAGATCGTGGTGAGCAACTTACCAGCCCACGCAAGGTTCGAGGACATCGAACCACTCCTAACGACGTACGGGCAGGTCCAAAACGTGGAAAAACTTTCCTCGCGAGATCCAAACACCCAAACAGTCCTGGTCAGCTATGAGACGCAAGAACAAGCACAACA GGCTGTAAATCAGTTGAATGGGTACGAGTACGAGGGCAACCCGCTAAAGGTGGAGATGTCGAGCCCGGAGAATCGGCGGAGAGGACGCAGCCAACGCGGGGGAGTCGCGTTTTCGGGGTTGCCTGGGTCCGGACGGCAGACCGACTTTCCTCTACGTATTCTGGTTCAGTCGGACATGGTAGGTGCCATTATCGGTCGACAGGGTTCCACCATACGTCAGATAACTCAGATGACTCGCGCTCGCGTCGACGTGCACAGGAAAGACAACGTTGGCTCCCTCGAGAAGGCCATCACCATATACGGAAACCCTGAAAATTGCACCAATGcttgcaaaaaaattctcgaggTCATGCAGCAGGAAGCCAACAACACTAACAAGGG TGAGATAACCCTGAAGATCCTTGCGCACAACAATCTTATCGGACGCATTATTGGGAAAGGGGGTAACACCATAAAACGGATCATGCAGGATACCGACTCAAAGATAACCGTGAGCAGCATCAACGATATCAACAGCTTTAATCTGGAACGCATCATCACCGTCAAGGGTTCGATTGAGAACATGAGCAAGGCTGAGTCCATGATATCCAGCAAGCTCCGTCAAAGTTACGAGAATGATCTTCAAGCTATGGCT CCCCAAAGCATGATGTTCCCCGGACTCCATCCGATGGCGATGATGTCGACCGCGGGTATGGGGTACAGTTCGCGTGGTCCGGGTCTCTACGGCTCCGGACCAGCGCCGTATCCGTACCAGGGGAGCATGCCAGCCCAGCAGGGCGGCGTTCCGACCGGTGACACCCAGGAGACGACCTTCTTGTACATTCCCAACAACAGCGTTGGCGCTATCATCGGAACAAAGGGTTCCCACATAAGGAACATCATAAGATTCTCGGGTGCTAGTGTCAAAATTGCACCGCTTGAACAGGACAAGCCCGCGGATCAACAGACTGAAAGGAAAGTAACAATCGTTGGGTCGCCAGAGTCACAGTGGAAG GCTCAGTATTTAATCTTTGAGAAGATGAGGGAAGAGGGTTTCGTGGCCGGTACGGAGGATGTCAGGCTTACCATCGAGATCCTTGTACCGAGTGCTCAAGTTGGTCGAATCATTGGAAAGGGTGGTCAAAACGTCAGGGAGTTGCAACGTGTCACCGGAAGTGTCATCAAACTCTCGGAACAGCAGGCCACGCCACCACAGGCCGACGAGGAAACGACGGTTCACATCATCGGACCATTCTTCTCTGTTCAG TCGGCACAGCGGAGAATTCGCGCCATGGTACTACAGTCCGGAGCACCAGGTACCGGAACGCTAGGAATCGGCCCCACAGGTGGACCGCGGGCTGGTCGTGGCGGTAGCCAGGACGGTGGTTCACGTTCTCGGCGTGATGGTAGCGCGACGTCACAGGGTGGGTCGTCGCAGCAGCGATCGTCCTCCCCTACCAaccagcagcaacagcaaccgACGCAGCAAccgcaacagcaacaacaacaacaacaacaacaacagcagcagcagcagcagcagcaacagcaacaacagcagcaacaacagcaacagcaaccaCCACAGAATCAGTAA